One stretch of Streptomyces sp. A2-16 DNA includes these proteins:
- a CDS encoding DUF3592 domain-containing protein gives MNAKLLLLALSTGLGLGFLLLAVRQLVTVARLWARGVLVTGVVTPRVSGDRRRTGLVVFTDHLGRTFVIDPGAYGSLSGMPPVGGTVPVVYPRDRPAAARLWTPRYLLSPALGWFLSSTVAFAGGTPMVTR, from the coding sequence ATGAACGCCAAGCTGCTGCTGCTTGCCCTGAGCACGGGGCTCGGCCTCGGGTTTCTCCTGCTCGCCGTCCGGCAGTTGGTGACCGTGGCACGGTTGTGGGCACGTGGAGTGCTCGTGACGGGTGTCGTGACGCCGCGAGTGTCGGGCGACCGACGGCGGACCGGACTCGTGGTGTTCACCGACCACCTGGGGCGGACCTTCGTCATCGATCCGGGCGCGTACGGGTCGCTGAGCGGAATGCCGCCGGTCGGCGGGACCGTGCCCGTGGTCTATCCGCGCGACCGGCCCGCTGCGGCCAGGTTGTGGACCCCGCGGTATCTGCTGTCACCGGCGCTCGGGTGGTTCCTTTCGTCGACCGTGGCCTTCGCGGGCGGGACCCCCATGGTGACGCGGTGA